The sequence CCTCTCAGGTGATGAAGTCATCCACCTGTCTCCAAGTGagctacctgtctacctgtcagcTCCTCAGGTTGGCAGCAGCAGCCACGTGTCACGTGACTGGTTGTTGAGCAGTTTTGAGGAAACCGGCAACTTTCCTCTCGAGCTCcaggaaacaacaacaataactttTTCACTAAACTACCTGAGCTTTAAACTCACCTTTCAGTCATTATGGATAAATTAAAGTCGGTTCTGAGCGGTGAGGAGGCGCGCAGAGATGACCGAACCGTCATGCAGGTAAAACTAAACAACTCATCACCTGagatattaattaataataaaatataaactctATTAACTCAGACtgtgaatcagaatcagaatggtgtattgccaggtgtaagaggtatacactaggaatttgctttggttttgttggtgcaagtcaaacagtataataacaaaagaatagattaaaacgttagaataaaataagaattaaaaaaattgaatttctaccaatatacaatatacaaaataagctataaacaaaaataaacatgatataaacagatagaaAAGGAAGAATGAAGCCTCGACTCTCACCTGagatattaattaataattcaatGTCATTTCTGTTAACTCAGACTGTGAATGAAGCCTCGACTCTTGGCTGGGGGACTCGTGTGAAGGGATTCGTCGCCTGTTTCGTGGTGGGGGGCGTGTGCACACTTCTGGTAAGGAtctgtcaataataataaactatgtAATGTATTATAAAGTATTCTAATCTGCTTTAATGCTGCAACACAAGCAGGAAGAAGAGGCAGCAGCAGGGAGAGGTGATGTGGtcctactggttctactggctCTGAGGAATGTTGAAgatgttcattcattcactgaCTGAGCAGCCTTTAAACTACCAGCTGCAGCTATTAGAGATGAAACCTGCTGTTAAtagtctgtctttgtgtgttaataatctgtctttgtgtgtgtgttgcagggaGTGTGCATGCTCTTCATCCCCAGGATCGGACTCACCCTCTTCATTGTTTTCTACACTTGTGGAAACATCTGTACTCTGTGCAGGTCAGTATCCACAACTACTAAGATTGAAGCAGGTGATGATGAAAATGTGATGGTtttatgttaaagggactgtttgtaactttcagaaatgtcttgttaacagcgacacctgtggccgttaagtcaactaaagtcagcgtcctgttgttcacgcttgctcgctctaaatagacatgatcgagcatcgctcaacacagtgaggcgacacacgtcagctaaaagcacaatatcactctatatttcagctgcttggcagtaatgttagctgaccagacgaaggtctctccatgaatcaatgctgatcctagtgttggcttttcccgcctcagcctcccgaccgcggccggagggaacgggggagatgccggagttttggtcggagacgataacgtttctctctgcggagccccgtcacttcacaagacacgggaaacctctgttggtctggaggagctgcagcagttatttctgcacaaacgtccactgaacattcactagatattctcagagctaaactaactcttctgcagtgtggagtgagcagcatgcacgtgagcgtggggcgagctgagtgaaggcaggcagagaagcagaggagcagaggagcagagactccggtcctggagaccaaagctacggtctcccccgcgtcctccgaccgcggccaacactgtttaacagacgggcttcactagatacaaccaagaggctttggtgcttcactgtagtttgtgttggagtctgagtctgaacagcgtagcgacacgcgagcgcgcatatgcgagatcgcatgggacaccgacccgggtgatttatacgtgtgaaaagttacaaacagtccctttaagaaaaattaCTACAACAACCcaaaccataacaaataaaatgatatgtacTTATAAaaacagatagtaactgtaaatgaaaaagaagtgttaaaaaaactaaaactaaaactaataaagataataataataataataataataataataaattagaaaaataaaaatatatataaataatataaataaaataacaactaaaataaatgtaaattaaaacagtATTTTACTATcgaataatatattataaaattatataataataataataataataataaaaacaactataataataataataataaaatgtatttaaaaaatatataagaaatataaataaaataaatactataataaatgtaaatcaaaacaatattttactgtagaataatatatttattatatgtatatatatatgtatatatatatatataataataaaacaatgataataaataattataataataataataataatagcaacaataaaataataataaattaataataaataaataaattcactcACCTACtcattcttaattttttttatgatcCCGTCCAACAGCACCATGTTTCTGATGGGTCCAATGAAGCAGGTGAAAAGGATGTGTGACAAAACGAGAGCTCTGGCCACCACGATTATGATTGTAAGTACACAAACCAAATTTATGATTATTTCCTTTTACTCTAAAGGGAAGTTAATAAGGAAAATATGATGACGCTATGATTACATGTTGTCCCATTGTTTGCTATAGACGTGCCTTGTGTTGACTCTCTGCGCTGCCTTCTGGGTGAGTTTGGAGTTAATGATCAACcctaattaataaataacatgATACAGTATTGATTAGGTCTgatcttgtgtttttattacaGTGGAAGAACTTTGGACTCGCTTTGTTATTTTGCATCTTGCAAATCTTGTCGTTTACCTGGTGAGTCACGATTTCTCCTCGTGGATTTCACTctgaaattatttattattattattattgttattaataataacaataataaaatatgtattattaatagtaataataaaataataataataataataataatgataataaatgtaataatttgtgacataaaatgtgttttgtttgcagGTACAGTCTGTCCTACATCCCGTTTATCAGGTTTGTTATATTTAAACATTCAAATCAGCTGCAGAAATGTTCAGAATCAAAATGCCATTCATACTTCATACTCTATCTGGATGTCTGATTTATGTGATTACTTTGCAGGGATGCGATACTGAAGCTGGTGTCGATGTGCATTAAGTGAGCCCGTCTGTGTTCGGACGGTTTCCGGCTGgatgaagttattttttataaagagGAAGGTCTCTTCTCCTCAGAGAGTCTGAGACGCTTCCTGTTTTATCTCCAcagatgtttattttttcttgtttGTGCTTCGTTCATTGAGCTGATTGGTTTGTTGGTATGTATTGATCACTTATACCAGTTTTAATGAGTGCGGGCTTGATTTTGTAATATGTGTAAATATTTGtaataaatgaatgttttttgtAAATCAATGCACGACCGCCTCATTATTTCCATTACTGAGAGGAGTTGATGTGTACAGTAAGTGTAGTCGACTGGCAGCCTGAACACCTGAGCCAGAAAGATCAGAGAGGAGTAATATGAAGGCTTCAGATTAGAGCTgcaattaatcaataatcatttagtctatgaaacatcaaaaaatgtccatcataaACACAGAACCAAACATGACACCTTCAAACGTCTCATTTTGTTCGaccaaaatatattcagttaACAATGAAATATGACAAAGTAAAGCAGGAAATCCTCtcatttgagaggctggaatcacagaatattaaaaaatgaatgaaacgaataattaattatcaaaatagttgccaattatttCTCGgtcgatcgactaatcgtttcagctttATTTCAGATGGCGTAAAAGTGACAAgtgtgtctgaaataaagttattCAAAATGCGTTCCTGAAAGATTTGGTGcctaaaatctgtttttgttcctttttattttctattttctagATGAATGCCTGTGcagaaatattaatatataatctGGTTCTGGTTAACATTGTATATAAAGATGTGTCATTTTTTTAGCCTTCAAGTATAATTAGATtaatttgtttgatttgtttaaTATGCTGCTGCTTgtcttggccaggacactcttgTGAAGGAGATTAATCGTAATGAgggaataaattaaattaaattaaattaaattgaattaaattgaattaaattaaagtatatagaatttatattaacattatattcatttatatttattatttatttgggtatatttatttatatttatatccgATGCTACTGCCTATTATTTTTTagtggtgtgtggtgtgtgtgtgtgtgcatgtgtgtgtgtgagattttCTGCTAATCAGCACTACATGATTTATTTAAGGCACATCTGCTAATTTACTTTGCACGGCAACGGGATTCTCAAAAATGAGAGGataaaaaatgatgatgatataataataataataataataataaattagaaaaataaaatatataaaaacataaattaaataaagactataataaatgtaaatcaaaactatattttactttaaaataatatattgtgaaattttataataataataataataatatgaattctaataaaataaatataaattcataaaaataaataaattaatatagtcttattattatttatttatgcatttcttttttgttccttcaattattttctaccccctcttttatttttgttattatatatatattttttatctttcctatccaattgtgccttgtatgttagaagtattgagtttagattacaatgccttaatgtttgtaaattaattttcttcaataaaaaaaagcttctttaCTTCAGTGTTTGGTTCtttaaaagaaatttaaaaCAGGCGCGCGCCTTTTCCCACAGTGTCACGTGACCCAACCCGGAAGTGCAGTCTGACTTTAACAACACAGGAGTAGTCTCTGCATGTCTGTTCATGTCTGTCTTCAGTCGTCTCTGCATGTCTCTCTCTGAGCTGAGACAGTTTAGTCTTCAGTCGTCTCTGCATGTCTCTCTCTGAGCTGAGACAGTTTAGTCTTCAGTAGTCTCTGCATGTCTCTCTCTGAGCTGGAGACAGTTTAGTCTTCAGTCGTCTCTGCATGTCTCTCTCTGAGCTGGAGACAGTTTAGTGTTTAACATGACAGACCTTCTATTAAAGATTAGAAACAGCgtagcagagaagaagaagaagaagacagttACTCAAGAAGACTTAGTGAAGTTCGGTTTAACaggtaactttaactttaattaatgaataaagttATTCATGAATTAAAGTGTTCATTCCGTCAGATGACGTCAGCTAGCTACAGATGTGTTACTGTGATTAAACTAGCTCAACAGTTGACTCTGTTTTGTGCTTTCAGACTCAGAGTTTAGATGGTTTACTCAACCTAATACAGTTATATATAACAGCTATATATGTATAAGTATACCATACCAGTATCCCTCAGATATCCTGCTGTACAAATATGTAAACACCAAAATGCATGTTATCAAGAAGAGCTCgttttatttatcatcacatttaattcatgaggTCTAATTATCTCTATCTTttcatatgtttatatatattttcttttcttctgtactgttttttgtgtttatttcattgtttttattggagtgttttccactgtttggttaggctttttatgcacattttgtgtacttcttgttgttgtttaacctttgttgtatttttaagattatgttagtttagatctttcttcctttttttgttattgttttcttctcttgtttttttttgtgcagttttatatatgtgcaaataaataaataaatacaaatcaattAGTAGATGTTTCATCTTATCTCCTCACAGGGATCCAGTTGAGATATTCCCAATATATGTTTAATCTTATTGTCTCCTCCTCACAGTGATCCAGCTGAGACCTTACCAGTATTCCCAGTATTCCCAGTAGATGTTTCATCTTGTTGTCTCCTCACAGTGATCCAGCTCAGACCGTACCAGTTGGATGGAGTTCAGTGGTTGACTCAGTGCCTGAAGAACCAGCAGGGATGCATTTTAGGAGACGAGATGGGTTTGGGAAAAACCTGTCAGGTATGAGATCCTTCAGTCCTCTTTATAACTAATaatgactgactttttttcaacacatCTGAATAACAATATTTTCTTTCTGATTTTGAACATTTATTAAAACAAGTTCCTTGACAATAActttacatacataaataataaaaaaaataagttccAGTACGAAGACATAAGCAAACAAGCGAGCAAAACTTTATATATGTTGCACATTTCATTCCAGGTGGAAGCACAATGTGCTGCACAATGCGTGTGcaaccacaaacaaacacttttattattattttttttaatttaactgttATTTAACCATCGAAGTCTCACTGAGATTagaaaatctctttttcaagagaCAGCAGCAATGGGCTGTTTCAAACaagatacacacaaacatttaaaatacataaaacaagtATACAACATACACGTAAATTGTTAAAAACACTATATGGATAGTGTAAAGATAAAACATTAGACATAAgtaaacacaattaaaacagaCACATAAATAATAGAGTAGGAATCAAAATTTTAATAATTAAGATCATCAATCAACCAATAAGAATTAATAAGACAAGTGAATTAAAAccattaaaaataagaataacatttaatcaaatcaaataataattaaagccattaaaaaagtaaaaattaaatcaaatcaaatagtGGTTAAAACCAACCGTTGaccattaaaaataaaatacatgagttaaaaccaataaaagaagtaaaaataaaatacaaatatttatttattttataattttgtattattttgtattgtttgtgaagcactttgtaaacctGTTTTGAAAGGttctaaattaaaataaataaatataaatattattatttgtttattattactaCATCACCTTAGGCTTTAAGAAATTGTGATAATTATGATGTACATGTTTTACTATAATAATGACACAGGCACTGTTGTTAACTGcgttgtatattatattattgtaatattattattgtaatctTAATTTGTCCCCTCAGACGATCTCTCTGCTGGTCTACATGTCCGGAGCTCTCGGAAAGAAAGGTCCGTTCTTGGTGCTGAGCCCGCTGTCGGTCATGGAGAACTGGAGGAAGGAGCTGGAATggtatataaattatatttaaatgaaTAGTCCACTCATAACACCGTCCATCACAGACTGTAAACTACAAATATAAACTAGTGTTGTTCTTGTTTGCAGCTTCGCTCCGTCTCTGACTGTTCTGTGTTACAacggagacaaagagagacgaGCTGAGCTTCAGAGGGAGACAGACACTCAGGACTTTAACGTTCTGCTCACTACGTACGAGGTCTGTGGCTGTTTTATGAGAACAACATGACTTAAAGCTTCATCTGTGTTGAAACTGACATGTTCTTAAATCTTTCTTTAACAGCTGTGTCTCAAAGATACTTCGTTCTTGAGACGGTGAGTGTGTTCTTAATTACAAAGATATCATCAGAAACTTTGATTGGATCTTTTGGCACATATAGTTAGATCGGATTAgattttatttcaaacatgtataataaacaaaacaagaataccCAGTAAACATAGCCAGCAAACCCTCAATAAACAACATAATTAAGTATTTCATGTTCGAAAAGAAGTCACATGATTTGACGTTTTGGAGTCAACCACATCTTTAAATTTTAGCAATTAAATAAAGAGTGGGTTTGTTGGTTCTCTATAAGCggctttgtttttatatttatttatttatttatatgtatttcccACACTTCCACATATGGGACTTTAAAGGAACTTTTACTTCATATAATATTGCAATTGAGTTTGATATTTTAGCTCTGATATGATTTATATGTGGTTTTCAGcataatttattgaaaaaaataaataaataaaaaaaatgttaatttaaagATTACTTAAAGAAActtgaaaacttaaaaacttaaaacttaaactttatttttattgtcatgGAATTTGACCTCTACATTTAACCCATCTTAATTCTATTATATTCTTAGTTACATGTGTTATTAGGGATATCACCAGTGAAGAACATGTTAATTGAACCAAGCAATGCATTGACatataaattatttaatatacacacacagcagccgTCTAATATGTTATCTGTGCACTAGACATTTGGTGTGTGTCTTAGGAAATACTGCAGTaggatttatatatttgcataataaatattaaaagtgGTTTAATTCCCTGTGAACTCCCTGTGCTCCTCAGGTGGAAGTGGAAGGTGCTGGTGGTGGACGAAGCTCACAGACTGAAGAACCAGAATTCACTCTTGCACAAGGCCTTGACACAGGTCGGTACTGAGCTGCACCTGGTTCAGGCTGTCAGGTACCTGTTTTCCTCATCTTCACCACCAGCAGCTCTAACTTGGTTCATCTCTTGTGTAGTTCTCAGTTGGTTTCAGAGTCCTGCTGACGGGGACCCCCATTCAGAACAACCTGGAGGAGCTCTACTCCCTGCTGAGCTTCATTCAGCCCAGCGTCTTCACCGACGACGAGACGGACAGCTTCACCAACTCTTACTCCAACGTTCAAAACCAGCCTGCTCTCGGTATGAAGGACGTCAGTACTGTCTGTGTTACTAAAATCACAAATCCAAACATGCCTCCCATTAAAGGCAATATTTTAAAAGATGAGGTGTTGGAAAATACATCAGTTGGGATATATTTGATATACTGTACTTGTATAAAAGGTCTGTTAGCAAAAAAGTACACAAAGAAGAACCCTGGTAGTTGCTCATTGAATAAACAATGACTTACCCTCTTACTGTGTCTCTCATTCTGCCTCCagctgctgagctgcagagcATCCTGGAGCCATTCCTGCTCCGTAGAGTCAAGTCAGAAGTGGCAGTCGATCTGCCGAAGAAGTCGGAGCTGTTGGTGTACCACGGCATGTCGGCCCTGCAGAAGAAATACTACAAAGCCATTCTGATGAAGGATCTGGGTGAGACTTCTGCACTGAGGTGTTTAGTCCGACTGATAAGCCGGTACTGGTATTGATATTTGAGagcttaaaaaaatatgttactCCGATAACGACGATGATCAGCtaatagtatttaaaaaaaaaaaaatctttatatgAATCCCTTACATTTGTAGAAGTGTAACAATGATACATACAGAggcattttacagttgaaaaatcCACTTGTCACTCTAGTGGAAAAACCATGCAATGGTGCCCCTTTTTCTTAATTACCTCAAACCCGGTTTGGCGTGTCTGTACTGCAATTTGTTCTTATCAGCCGACATACAAGTACTAATATATCTGCAACAAGCTAATAATGGCCGATGTGTAGATTTATCAGTCTAACTCTACTATGGTGTGCAATCGTAAGACAGACACAAaaataccacaaagagacgcaaaacgaccagaacg comes from Sebastes fasciatus isolate fSebFas1 chromosome 5, fSebFas1.pri, whole genome shotgun sequence and encodes:
- the sft2d2a gene encoding SFT2 domain containing 2a; the protein is MDKLKSVLSGEEARRDDRTVMQTVNEASTLGWGTRVKGFVACFVVGGVCTLLGVCMLFIPRIGLTLFIVFYTCGNICTLCSTMFLMGPMKQVKRMCDKTRALATTIMITCLVLTLCAAFWWKNFGLALLFCILQILSFTWYSLSYIPFIRDAILKLVSMCIK